From Periophthalmus magnuspinnatus isolate fPerMag1 chromosome 1, fPerMag1.2.pri, whole genome shotgun sequence:
ACCAAAAGTAAAACCAAGTCACTTTTTTAGTTTATCACAAAGCAAATGTTTACACACAGTAGTCGAGGTACAAGAAATGTTGACATATaatgaaggaaagaaagaaaataaatgatgcAAAACTTCAATGTTTAGTTCACTGATAGAATTATGGAGAGGATATTactaatttttactttttaattcttTAATTTTTAAATGCTAGGATTGAAATGGGGACGACCTTTGAGAATTTCAAAGATGCTTCTAACACTTAATAAAGTTTGAATTCTGCGCAGACTTCAACGGCTACTATTAGATATCACTacaattttgtgaagtgcacggCTTTAAACGGCTCTTTACTGACCTTTTGGAGTGCTGGAGTTGAGTCTACTTCCTGCTtgctcatctcctctctcctgggcAACTTCTGTCATCTGGAGCCTACGTTTCACCTTTAACCCTACGCCCTGACCTTCACCTCCAGTCTCCGTGGTCATGTGCTTCTCTTCGTGCCTTTGAGGTCCATTCACACTGTGAAGCCACAACTCAGACGGAGTGTCCACATCATAGGACTGGTTCAAAGATGTGCAGATAGAGTCGTGACCTAAATCCGAACCAAATTTCACGGAATGGTTACTTGTATTGGACAATATAGAGACGTTATTCCTGGTCGTGGCTTCTGGGAGACATGTTCGGAATACATCGGGAATGCGTGTTCTCTGTGCCGTAGACAGGGTAGATTTGACAAATGGTTGCCTTCTACTATTCTGTGCATGGATCTGTCTTGTGTGATCTTTCTCTCTACTGGTCATCATAGTCGTAACAGGTTGTTGTAAATCAACTGTTTCTGACTCTGTAAGtgaagttttgccatcactTCTTTTAAGGCTGTCTGGTGATAGGCTCTTCTGTGACAGGCAAACGTTACCCAACCAACAAACTGAATCGTTCTGGCTTATCTGCGTCTGCTGACTCTCACTTTGGCTGCTACTTTTATCCACGTTCTCTGTCAGCGTGCACTCCAAATCTGAGATCAGCACTTTGAGGCCAGATAGGTTGAACTCCAACTGATCTATGTGCTGTGAACTCTTGACTAAAACACTTGTTACATCACTCTCCACGACATTGAGGGGTGAAGTTCGGCTTTTACTTCCTTCAACCTTGTCATCCTTTATGGATGTATTGATCACTGACTCATCTTGAGAGATCTTATCAAATGGTGGAGAGTGGCTTTTAGCTTTGTAGGGTACAGGACTCCTACAAAAGTTCAGGGCTGGGATGTTGTGATATTTCTTGACATCGTTAAAAGCTCGGGGGGAAGTATTGGCACTGCAGTTGCTAGTTTTGCTCATGTTTTCCATCCATATTGGCATCGGCAAGGCGACATTTCTAGGCCCACTTGTGTTTATCCAATTATTTATTCTAATTGAGTCATAGCTGTCACTGTTAGGATTTAGAACACAGTCTTGTGTTTGCTTATCAATTGTTAAGTGTGATTCGTCAAAGATGTCAGTTTTCCTATCACTTTCATAGGATCTCTTCAGTGATTGGTCCACAATGGAACTATGGGTATTATTCCTCTCCTGGTTCTTCCTTGGCTCTGTCCCTTTGGTGTGCCACTCATCATTCTCTTTATCAGataggctctgctcctctgactttgGCTGATCTTGAGCTCTGTCCTGAATTTTAGCGCTTTTGGCCTGACTCCGAAGCATGCGCTGACGCTGGCGATAGTCCTGAGATTTTTTCAGTAAAGCCTGGAGACTCATTCGATAAGGCACTTCTGAAGGCGCTGAGTCCTCATCTGTCTCCGTTGTTTCATTGAGTTGAGGGTGAATTTCTGTGAGACATTTAGGTGCTGGTGGATCCTTTTTTGGGTCTGTAAGTTCATACTTTAACTCTACTTCTTGATCATTTTCGCTCTGACTACCTAAATGTGAAGTTTCTGTTTGCACTGAATAAACACCACAGGACTGTTCTGCTGAACTGGGATTTATATAAGAGGTGCTTTGGGGATTTTCAGCTTTTAAATCAATACCAAAAGGTGACTCTTGACCACTCCTTTCCAACTCTTCTCCATCAACTGGCGGATAGTTGATAATATCAGGCATCTTTTTAACTGTATCTGATGAGTTATGGATTAAAAAGCCTTCAATTCGGTCTTCTCCTGAATGGAAAATATCCTCTTTTTGACTAACAATGGCACTGATGGTGTTTTCTACATTCGTGTAACTATG
This genomic window contains:
- the si:ch73-100l22.3 gene encoding uncharacterized protein si:ch73-100l22.3 produces the protein MEDYEKFVDFHLSRLKKTKDVDEDKPKSSLICFHGRPILPPLLSGTQREEMGRLKKAAQKAAENRKRKDDSRMSYVQTILQSVHIRKTPTLEELLKESDIDIQATSIDRISGPLSQNTFTKKSLSPPFKTREMVQESLHPLRSTTCSALLISHSSPQTSYSEISHNFPEASDTAVDSSSFKSYFHQLSSGYHSYTNVENTISAIVSQKEDIFHSGEDRIEGFLIHNSSDTVKKMPDIINYPPVDGEELERSGQESPFGIDLKAENPQSTSYINPSSAEQSCGVYSVQTETSHLGSQSENDQEVELKYELTDPKKDPPAPKCLTEIHPQLNETTETDEDSAPSEVPYRMSLQALLKKSQDYRQRQRMLRSQAKSAKIQDRAQDQPKSEEQSLSDKENDEWHTKGTEPRKNQERNNTHSSIVDQSLKRSYESDRKTDIFDESHLTIDKQTQDCVLNPNSDSYDSIRINNWINTSGPRNVALPMPIWMENMSKTSNCSANTSPRAFNDVKKYHNIPALNFCRSPVPYKAKSHSPPFDKISQDESVINTSIKDDKVEGSKSRTSPLNVVESDVTSVLVKSSQHIDQLEFNLSGLKVLISDLECTLTENVDKSSSQSESQQTQISQNDSVCWLGNVCLSQKSLSPDSLKRSDGKTSLTESETVDLQQPVTTMMTSREKDHTRQIHAQNSRRQPFVKSTLSTAQRTRIPDVFRTCLPEATTRNNVSILSNTSNHSVKFGSDLGHDSICTSLNQSYDVDTPSELWLHSVNGPQRHEEKHMTTETGGEGQGVGLKVKRRLQMTEVAQERGDEQAGSRLNSSTPKAATRWHEGLGSVKERQERLRQIHAAQLRALEEEHQQQQEQLLQTLAARYHLLQSMSLPCSMSTSRLGDTVTFPTLSQPSSLPLPEHYRHLLSAVAKGFLTRRLLKTERVAQLVRTVRDTYQFLQAFQKHSPNKGPPSRQDLMLQERVTLQLRATRYEIHDIFFSLATRERMQLISIDRDLARERELKRQNGSGGPHRGKNSLSAATQKSLERKRGLMIQKKTAERHRGASMRSRHKPGFSTQQPLESQGGQYRTNPQRVPKSTYTSRPR